Within the Montipora foliosa isolate CH-2021 chromosome 11, ASM3666993v2, whole genome shotgun sequence genome, the region tttgaaagacaaacggtttaaattaatctaagctaacatgcaaaaaatcaaaaaaattcaccgtccagaagcagagatataaacgagtaaagttgcaaaatcaggaaaaattagggggttacaagatcagcatttacgcatgtgtCACctgctcattcgagtccgcgcgcgagtggagctacaggtcaacacaaacggatttaagtaactattaaaccgtttaagtacaattttcgtagttttcgtgaataggagatgtctatttatatgccatgtatataggaattggagaaaggtaagcaAAATTAgcagtatttgtttatttctggtgacccatttaaatcataagctgacgcaagcagcttacgaaaatgcgtgtgtggcttacgcgcacgcgctcagctgaaaaccctttcgagcctccttaatgaCCTCAAGATATGTAAACAAGCCACTTGTATGGTAATTCATCACAACCAAAGTACTGGACTTTAAGAGCTGCaaacttttccaaaatttgtttaaaaaggcACACATGTAATAAGTTGGTAAACATTAGGACAGTCAAGTAAATGTCTTGTGCACTCCCTAACAATCCTCACCAATATCGATATCTGCGTGGGACTCCTCTAGCATTCATCATCTTACATCGATCTTTTTAAACATGTATGATCACTATATCCAGTGCGGGTGTCAGAATAGGTGTCTTTCTCTCAACTGGTTCACTTTCCCAAAATTTGTGTGGAATAGCTAAAACTATGAGTGGTCAAGCACTTTTATCATGAGCCTCTGGCTCAGGAGATTAGATGACCACTCCCTGTGTTATTTGACTTTAAATgaattatcattatcactatcTTTTAAAGACAGTTAAAAAATAACTttgttaaggtgattccctggttttgcgttgtgcaaccctactgcgcatgaTTTCTTGCACCATTGGTGCGTGCATTAGTTtgcgcacattgataaaatggtggATTTGCATTGACGCCCagcttaatctgtcaaggaatggaCCCCCAattttaatggtgttatgtTCTCGTCATAAGTacatggaaaacatattttaaggagaaaaaaagttggatggtagaagttgtagtgacatgaaactgcatttggagccagacactgagtgtgaggtgatgatgtagcggtccaatttgcttccattcctttgcaagattgagcaatttgaagTCACTTTTCTCAAAGATTTTAGCTGGACGaacaagtaggctcaagttttcagtaatattcattAGCTTTTACAATATAAGAACAATTTTTCTGGGTGatcaagtttcgaacgcttctcacataaatcagagaaaaactcttggaataaagggcatgcagcatGAAAGCAAGCACgttgaccccatttttttaattgcattttttaaatgtcctgTCCTGTGCATGAATGTCAGTTGTTCCAAGTTTggcaaaaatctggatagtacatCATtgtcaagggaattacctttaAGTAGTAAAGCATTCATTGACTTGTCCACTTAGTCTGCTGGTGCAACAAAGTCCTCCTATAGAAGCCAAGCTCAAGTCGAATTACTTTGCTGACAGACCATCAACAGCCGGCCAACAGAAGATCGGCAAGCATGTATCCTTTCACCAAACCAACCAATACAGCAAACCTGGCCAATACTATTTGAGAACAGCATACTCATGGACACTCTGCTGTTATCCAACAGTTGTCTAACAGTAAAACAGAACTGTTCATCATGAAGAAAgtgatcattttattttttttactaggTTTACCAGGCATGACTTGATTGCCCTGTGCTTGGCTATTTTCATCCCGATCACTTGTATAGTACTTACAATGGTTTCAGTTCTACCAGCACTAGGAGCAAAACCGTTGCCTAGTTTTAACGAGCCAACAAAAGTAAGTTTCCTGTTATACATTCTGCCAACTGTCAGGGGATTTTGGCCAATACATCCACAGTTCACAGAGTGACATGTTTAAAAAAGCCTTTAAAAAAGCAGTCAGACAGCTAAGGTTTTAGCTAATTCTATATAATATCTATGTTCTTTTGAGTAATTGGGCTTTTTATTGTATATAGCTATGTCATGTAATAGTTTTTGGATTtccgtttctttatttctctccgcttattagcatattttttttgctagaGGTCTAATCAATCTCATCAATCCCGAGATTAAATAAAGCTTCATTCTTCATTCATTCACTGGGTGATAAGTTAGTTAGACTACGAGCAGTCCCCTTTTTTTTCCGAGAGCCCCACACCTTTTTGTCCATACCTTAAAACCCCACACTTCCCCTCCCCCTTAAAGTTATCTTGGCTCCCAGGGAGTAAAGTTGATACCAGTGTGTCCTCATTCTTATTCCATGACTTGTCACCTTAATGATATTAGTAGTATTATGTgcattgagtttgttggttctgtattCTGCTCTGAGAATGTTTTTTGTCAGTTGTATTCTGGCCCTCCCCTATTCCTAAAGAAAAGTTGATTTAATGTGAGTTGAATGTGCCAAATTAACAGCTTTAAACACATATCAGTTACAAGGCAGAGTTGATGATTTCTGCTCTAAAAATGTCCTTAACCGATTGATTCCTGAAGGGTCCTCCACTCACATGTAAAATTGTGTGGTGTCAGACAGGGTAAAattcaagtctcactcccaggattCAATGGGTTCAATGTGCAAATCATGATAAATCACAAAAGAAACAACCATTTACAAATTCACATTGTAacataattaggatagtacatgcactgtcattggtcaatagctgtgtctAGATGAGAGTGTGTAAAAACGGCAcaggaattttgattggttattaatTTGTTGTCAGAcgtgtgttttgattggctgttaggAATAGACCATGTATTATTTGActccaaactggcctaaactggccagacttagtatttttctctgtctaacgccagacgatgttactcgtcaatgggaaacccctgggagtcaatgggttaagaaaatctgtttcaatcaagaagtaaaaaaaacagcattttccttcatttgtcaaattattttatgagaaatattattataaaagcaatagaggacttgaagagttgggagaattctcgacagttatgcaaaccgtTGACTGCATCCCAGgttgcataactgtcttgaattctcccaacttcccctcgtgtttagatgaggctatgtaaacatggaaaaAGTCCTGTATTGCTTAACAGTTAAACCTCTTCACTGTGGCCAGCTCATTGGATAGTGGCCCTTGTGGACAGGTGGCTAAGAGGAGGCACTGGAATGTTATGTTAAACTGATGCTATTCAAGGCTGCAGCTTAACGGTTGCCCAGTCACCGGGGGTGCCTTATTTGTGAGCGCGggtgaccaaatttctgaacaagtagcctaAACAGGTgcctaacttatcacaaggcAATTCATCCTcactcactttcttgtaaatttgatcTAGCTAGAGATAAAGCTATGAAAAAAACGATATGGTTGGAGAGAACGGGAGCTAACCAAATTCCACAAATTGTAAACATGTTCAATATTACTGAGGGTTTTTGTTGCGTTACTTCCTGGTAACTTCCTTCTTTGGCAGTGGCCTTGCTTTTCGAGGTGGGCAACAATAAAGCATAATATTgaaatactgttttttttttgttttgtttattgaaCCTCAGGctcaataaagaaaacaaaaaaactaccCTGGTATTTCAAAATAAGAAATTGttacaaaataaagtaaatCAATTTAATCTGAGTCTAGTaaggaagaaaggaaagaaagattaacTGTCGTCACATCAACATAAACCTCCTCAGTATTCAAAACCTTCAGGTCTGGAGTATTTTGTGcagtttttgtttcaaaagaggTTTACTTAAGTCACCTATCTTAGGGAGAATCATATTCCAAATTCTCACACCAGTTCTAGAGAGGAGAACAGTTGTTGACTTTTCTAGATCTCTGGATGTAAAACTGATCTGCAGTTAAGGATCTGGTGTAATAAGAATGGATCGGGTGAGGATGAATGAATAGTTTGGAAGATAGTTGGAGGGGCAAAATGGTCAGTAACTGCATGCATTAAAATAGCAGAGGATTTAAAGTACAGTTTTATGTGCAGGGGCAGGATTCCAGAACTGACAAATGATGGAAATTGGCATGCACTCTACTGTTAGAGAAGTACATTTAGGCGAAGTGCATGTTTCTGTAAGATTATTAAAGATCTTATTCAAAAGGGAATTGGCAGCCTGGCCGGAGGCAGATAAATTGTAAAAAGAGAGAGTTGAAACGGGGACAAAGTGCCCAAGTCCTGCAAATTATGATCCCAACActtttgcttattttcattGAGATATAATCAATATGGTATCTGCAAAAAAGATTGCTTTCCATCAAGATACCGAGATATTTCACACATTCTTTACGCTGGAGACAGGTcattattttcaaatatttggttttatcaatggagttgataatgtaaattggccaccgtacagagattctaaaagctgacatttcgagcgttagccctttgtcagagggAATtggagggctaacgctcgaaacgtcggcttttagaatctctgtgcggtggccaatttacattatcaactccgttgataaaaccaaatttttgtatactacttccccaccaacgtagcaccacagtttctttaaaaactaccccttcattcattatcTTCAAATCATTGTCAAAGATTCTCTGCATCATATTAGCCTTGTGTTGCTAAGGGTGCAAGGTAACAAAGTTGGATTTGCCAATACTAAGTGacaataactaataataataatagtaataataataataataataataataataataataatttagccACTCACAGACTTTAACCACTTCATCTATGCCATGTCATTAAAGAAACAAATGGTAGTAGAAATGTGGTTGCTCTTGACATGTGCTTCAACATCATTGCAGCAAATGTGGTACCCTACAGACCAATGGCATGCCATACATATATCACATTTTCTGAATGTGATTTAGGCTAAGTTAAACTTGAGCCAATGCAGTCAGCAACGGTTCTCGGCGGCCATGCACAGAGGTTTGCATTTATGGGCTTTTTTGCAGGGGCCTTTGTGTTGCGTTCCAGTTAAGTTTTTGGTCGCTGTTTGTCTGCCTTGCTTGCCATTGTTCAGTGCCTTTTTGCTCCCACTTCCCCCACCCTTTCTTGTCTTCGTTTGACCTTTGGGAAGTATATAGGGTTGATAAGTATTTCCAATgatttatcagtgtgacggtgccGGGTGATTGCCGCTCTcagggttgccatggatacCTGCACCTAACCCAAGGCACCTTCCCCAAGCTCATCTATTGGTGATACATTTAACTCTTATTAATAAAAGCAAGGTCTCATTAACACCGTTTTTCAATACTTTATTAACAAGCCACTGTTATGAGGTTGGTATGGGATGCTCTCTATTGGTATACAGGGACAAAAACTAGCCATTTTAGAGAGGTATTCTTTGGAGGGAGATTTGTGTTAGTGGTTGTGCAAACAAGTGTCATCCCTTATATTTTACTTTCATAGGGATTTGAACCAAGAGGCACAAAACTGAGTGACAAGATTATAACCTATCAAAATTACCGGTATGTGTATTCTGCTTTGACTTCGAGACCTCTGAAAGCACAAGGAGTTCCTCAAGTCCAAGTACAAAATAAGCGGAAACGACGGTCATTGCAGAATTCTCTTCAACCTCCTTTTTCTCCCGGATTTGTTGACCATGACATGGTGTTTGTGTATGAAGCCTCAGACTCTGCGGTAAACTTGTTTGAGACAAACAAGCTCAAAACCATTTGCGCCATGGATGCTGACATTGTGCGTTCAAACCCATATTTTAAGACTTTTTGCACAAgccattattataataataatgagccACAGTGTTACTCCAGCTGGTCTCTTGGAAATTACATTGCCCTACTCAACACCCGCAAAACATGTCAGGAAATAACTGATGAAGATGTGTCAAGGGTAAAAGCATTGCTACAGAAGTGTTCAGTTCATTTTATCCAGCAAACACTCACACAACACTGCGAGTATCCACAATTGAATAAGACTGACAGCCCAAACTGCCCATCAGTGCCAATAGATTGCATTCGACACTCTGCTGTGTACAACATTTTCCAGTTTCTTGTGGATAATAAGTTCTTGACAACCAAACAAAATACCTTTCTCAAATATACACTGTCTATACCGCCTGTGTCCAGTGATGATGAGCTTTTCGAGGAGTTGTATGACAAGTTAAAGGACAGCAATCATGTTAAAGATGGTGTGCAACTGGCAGCATTTAATTTCCGTTACTTTAAGTTTGATAAATTCAGCAAAAAGCTTTTGGCTGAGGTGATTTTCCCTGCCCTTGCAATGATTGTTGTGTTTGGAATTATGTGGTTGTTCCTTGGCTCCTTTATTCTAACTTTTTGCGCCCTCTTTTGCATTGTTTATGCAATTGGACTGGCATACTTCTTTTACAACACTGTTTTCGGCATGAAGTTTTTCCCTTTTCTAAATGTCCTCACGTTAGTGTTCTTGGTGGGCATTGGCGCTGATGATGCATTTGTGTACTATGACATATGGAGGCAAACCAGGACTGCCTACCCCAAAGCAAACATCATGCAATTGACATTAAAAACCTTGCGATATTCAGCTCTTTCTATGCTGGTTACAAGCTTGACAACAGCATCGGCATTTTTTGCTGGTACTTCTTCCACCATTACTGCCATCAAGTGTTTTGGAATATTTGCAGGAACATCCATCTTAACCAACTACCTTCTGATGATAACATACTTTCCTGCTGTTGTGGCACTGCATGAAAAGTGGGTTATGAAGTACAATGATGTTCAATCCGTGGATGATATTCCTTCAGTTGAGCCTGCAGAGGTTTCTGGACCAGGCACACAAGACATATCAAAATTCAGAGAAGGAAGCACCAATGATAATGCCAACACTCAAGAACGGCCAATCTTCTGTATTCTTCAAGTCATTGATTTTCCTTGCTCCTTAGCAGTAGCAGCTAAAAGTGCTATTCACAGATTTACTTGGAAGATCTTCGGGCGTGGTTTGCCATTCTTGATTATCAAATTTCACTGGCTTTGGATAGCCCTTCTCATTTGTCTCACTGCTGGATTTATGTGTGTTAACTTTGTGAAACCTGGCCTTAACTTACCAGAAAGTAAAGAATTTCAATTGTTTTCAACCTCACATGTACTTGAAAAGTATGACTTAAAGTACAAGAGCTTTTTCAGATTTGAAAAGAGTGGAAGTATTAACATAGAGTTGATCTGGGGAATCAAACCTGTTGACAATGGTGACCACTTTGACCCTGACGATAAAGGAACACTTGAATTTGATGAGTCATTTGGTAACATCTTTACAGAAGCTGGACAGAAATTCCTCCATTCACTGTGTTCATCTGCCGAGAAACTGCCATCTTTTGCTGAATTTAGTGGAGGTCAATGTCCCATCaataaattaattcaaaaatgTACAACTGGCTCTAATGCTTGCTGTGGGGAGAATGCTACCTTTCCTTTCCCACGAAAGGTTGCTGAAAAGTGTCTTTTGCGATTAGCACAGAGATCATCCACCGGGTTGCTGTTCGATCCGGAGAGCGGAGCTCTTAAAGGCTTTTCGATCAAGATAAATACCGAACAACAATACACAAATGCCTTTTCTGTTATGGATAGCTTCTATAATAAAGTTGAAACGTGGGTGAAAACTGAGATGCCCCAACCACCCCGTGGAATGCAAAATGTCTGGGTGGGCAGTCGGGGGTTTGACTTCTATGCCCTACAAAGAAGCCTCTCAGAAGGAACCTTCTCATCATTGGGAATATCTGTGGCTGTATCATTTGTCGTCATGCTGACAACAACTCTAAATGTCTTTATCAGCATCTATGCCATTGTCACCATCATTGGGATCATTTGTATCACTATTGGATCGCTGGTGTTAGCAGGCTGGCAGTTGAATATATTAGAATCTATTGTGATGTCAGTAGCTGTGGGGCTTTCGATTGACTTCACCATGCATTACGGTGTGGCTTACAGGTTGGCTCCTGATAAAGCTCTCAGGGAAAGCAGGGTGCGTTACTCACTGGTGCACATTGGATCAGCTGTTACCATGGCAGCGCTAACAACATTTCTTACAGGTGAAAATTTGTGTTATTCCTCTGTTTATATTTTGCAATGTTTATCTCTTCcagacacagcaccacagtgtTTCAGAAGCTCTTCCTTTGGTTTGAGCAAATATTTAACCCTAGAATATGTGGCATGTGATAAAAGCATGACTATTTTGGTTGGGGTGGTGTGAAAATCTTGATGCATTAACAAATTGCTCAATTAAGGAGAAGTACTtcgaaaaaaaaacagtacttTTGTTCTCTGTGAATCTCATTTTTTGGGGACGTGACTTTGGAGGAGACGTGTTGAATTTTGTACAACTTTGTAGAAAAATATTCACTCTTTCTTGGGTACGTGGGACACAGGTCTAAAGCTGCCTTCAAAAAAGCTCTTATGAATGTGATGCCAGTGATGTGTAAAGCGACGAAAACTAAGGAAGGATAAGAGTAAGGACAAATGGGAATAGGGTGGAAAATTGACGTTTATCATGTAATTGTTGTAGTTTTTCCTGCAAAGTTTGTCTTGAGCCCGTACTACGTCAGATATACTTCTTGCCGCGCGGAAGATTAACCACGCGTTATGTCATGATGGTGCCGCCGTGTTTCGGTGGATGAAAACTAAGGAAGGATAAGAGTAAGGACAAATGGGAATAGGGTGGAAAATTGACGTTTATCATGTAATTGTTGTAGTTTTTGCTGCAAAGTTTGTCTTGAGCCCGTACTACGTCAGATATACTTCTTGCCGCGCGGAAGATTAACCACGCGTTATGTCATGATGGTGCCGCCGTGTTTCGGTGGATGTTTGCTGTTAAagcatgtttattttcacttgACGACGGTGTCGATTCAATCCACTAGCAACAACGTTTTACCTACCGATTGATCTAAATAAATCAGAGTTAAAACGCATGCACAGGCAGGAATTGATACCGCCACCCTCACCCTTCCCTAATCCTGTCATGGTTTAAACAGTCACTtaggttgttgttttttttattaaatattgttgctgctgttatttttgcttttaataGTTCATTTTCTCTATCATTATTAATTTGAGGGTTATGTTTTGATgaataattcaattaataaaTAAGAAAGCCCTCATTTGTTCTGTTATGTAGGTTTGATGATGATGCCGGCAACTGTTCTTGTATACTATCAGCTTGGTCAATTCTTGATGTTGGTTATGGTATTCAGTTGGTTTCATTCCACCTTCGGTTTCTTATCCATCTGTGCTGTGATTGGTCCTAAGGACAATTTCGGACAGCTCAGCATCGCTCACCTCCTCCGACGGTGTGGTTTATGTCGTGTTGAACCGGAGGCGCCCCAAAATCCAGCTGAAGGAGACGAAACTGTTACGCTAAGCTCCGCGTGCGCTGCTATTGAAGTTGGAAAAAAAGACACTACCACTAATCTGTAAATTATTTGTACAAGGGAACTAGTCGAGGTGATCGTAATTCAGGCATAAGAAGCTtcataaaccaatcagaatatcggACCGGATCAATTCGGATCGCCCTCCTCGGATCGACGGATCAATCGCGCATATTACTTCGCGCAAAcattacacaacacaagaacttttattatctatacgcttgcaaaactgtagtttttataaacatttactcttcgatcgaactgactcttgccttcgatcgaactgacctTTGGTTTCAATCGAAACGAACTTCGATCAAAACgaccttcgatcgaaacgaccggttaccaaTAGAATGATAACTAAACTAATCTTGGTGAAATCGGCGCAAACGTCGAATAGTTTTGGCTTAAAAAACCGTTTTTCGCTCGATCCGAGTTGATCCGGTCTGACTTTTGACTACCAGCCCAATCAGAATCCAGAACTAGCTTGGCAGCACTGCACTGGGTAAAGGACAGAATCAACGATCATCAGAGGGTGATTTTTTAGATCTTTCGCACTAGAAGTCCCAGGAAATCCGTTTGAGTGTTAGTCACAGACATGAATGGGCCCGAACAAGGAAACAGAATACACTCACTGGTGGATTTGTTGGGATTTCTAATGCTACAAATTACCCTTTGATAGTAAATTCATTTGGTAAATTACTTTGCTGTGCGAAGGCGATTATGTAAATGTTTTCAAAACACTATTTGACTTGGTGGGAGTTTACGCGAGGGTGCCAGAAATTAATTTGAATCGGCTCCCAATCAAGAGTTTTTTTTTGAGTTTGTAtactttttgaaattttagttGTTTAAGTATCACCAAGCGAGcatttttacatgtattttttttaacctttaatATATTATTTACTTGTGTCATTCAGTTTGAAATggtcaacaatttatttgattAAAACCTTTAGAAGCAAAACAACATATGTCAGGTTAGGAACCTATCACtgtcgttttgtttttcaagattattgTTAGCGTGCTGCTTTCAAGACCATTTGTTAAAATTATTGGCGGCTGTACATGTGCGACTTTTACCTTCGAATCTGTTGGTTGGTAAGCTTGTTTAATAAGCACCGCTTCTGTAATTAAACGGCGCGATATGCTACTTAATTTAAGGACATCTTCAAGGTTTCCTTGATGAAAATGATGATCGACCTCACCTCGTTGTCTTTTGCCATTCTTGTCTTTGGCACATGCCGTatcaaaagttttaaaataagtGTCAGGGGCCGAGGAGAGGCAGGGGCTGGGGGACTCTCACAGTTTTCTCCTAAACGTCTCCCTCCTGCCCTCACAGTTTCGTGATCCAGGCCAAAAccactttcaaacgtactccgcGGCCCCTGAGTGTATGAGACGAACTGAAGTCACTGTGTGACAGTGTCATAAGCCATTTTCgacatgtaagaaaaaaaaaacactatatCAGTATTGTGTATTGACGTTGTCGTGCTCCGGCCAAGGCAACGCAATATtcactgtaaataaaagcttCAAATTAAAAGCCAGCAAGGTTTGGATCTAGTTTCGTCGTCATTTTTAGTTAATCATGATAATTCACCGCCACTCCACCATCGGACTGTGGAGAAAACAAGGAAGTAAGTGTATGATTCTGAGCTACTTTGTAATCAAGAGTGTGGTCTGTTTCTTTATTGAAATGTCACGTCTTTCCCTTGGGATACTAGTATCATATATTTGCACACAGCGTGGACCAACTCCACCGCGGTTTGTAAATGGCCAACTCGCTTCCTTCCTCTAGTTGGAATTTTTTCCACAGGTGTGTTCATTTGTTCGACACTTAAATGCACCGCCCTGTGAACTGTACGCtcagaacaagtgaattatgtagctaagcctgGTTAAAACCATTTCCGCATTTTTGGTAACGATTCCGCGCCAAGCCCCACGCCTCTTTCACACATGTTCGTAATTCCCACGTGACCATAGATTACGCGCCTTACAGCAGCACTTAACATGGCGGCTGTGGGAAATGACACCGTTTCATAAATCCTCGAAATTTGACATCGTTTAGCGTTTGAGATCATTTAACTCATCGACGTAAGATAAATAGTGTAAGTTGTCGTTCTCGCTTGCGAAGACAGTTTGCCTTTTGTGTTGAAACGTTTGAGACTCTTTCGTTTCGACCTCAATCGTCTGACGTGAATTGAAAAGTATCAGTCTGATTTGAGAATTGAGAGAATCAAGCTTAAGTTTCCTATTGGTGGAAAATAAAGTAGAACTGTTTTAAAGTCATTTAGGGGACATTAATTCGATTTCAAGAATAAAAATGACGGACTGCAGCGATTTGGACCGGTAAGTGTATTATTTAGTCTATGAAAATCTGCTGAGATCGCATTGTTTATCTTCAGTTCCGTTATATCTAAGAACTCGTTAACCGGTTTAAGGTTTTCTCtcaagattttttcaaattgacaACTAAAGGAAATCACTATTTTCTACATGTAGCTGTGTGGGTGTAATGgcaaaaaacgtttttccttCAGGCAAATTGAAAAGCTGAGGCGGTGCGAGCTCATAACTGAGAAGGAAGTGAAACAGTTGTGTGCAAAAGCCAGGTTTGTCCGCTTCTTAGGTAGTGTAATAatacgtatgggttattgaccaagcgtgaggtcaagatgactggatattggccaagttctttttttgcgtgtttatggaccgagacgaagtcgaggtccataaacacgcaaaaaaagaacgaggccaatatccagtcatcttgaccgaacaatcttggtcaataaaggatttattatatgacttaaaacaccaaaaaatgatctttgatcttgcgggaccaagcgagaaatcccgagcgggcagtatcgctccatcttgcccgctcgggtagccaatcagagcgcgcgatttggttcatcttgcccgctcacggagctagtcatataataattgaCTATTATCGACTTGACTGTTCTTACACTTGACCAATCCATCACACGAAAATGAAAACCTGTGATGACGGCCTTTTTGGTGACATCAACTGTCGACTGCTCGGAAGTATGGGTTACTTCAAACCTGATCTTGGTTGTTCGAAAGGTGGATAATGGTATCCACCGGGtgaatcactatccagcggataaacactagcaaaaccaattcaGTTATTctgtggatagtgatttatccagtggatagcgctatcgaCTGTTCATACAACTGGGACCTGACCAGTAATTGACAAGTGTCGGAACAGTGTTTGCAAGCCAACAGTCTGCTGGATTACTTTGAAAGGAACCGGTGCAAGATCAAAAACTCAATATAACAAGGTCCGCACATGAAAGGAAGAAGTAGAAACTACTAAATTCTCTAAGTGACGCTCTCAGGAGGAGAAGGGTTAATTTAAGATGACTTGCCGGGGTTTCAATTAAATCTGAAGTTAGCAGCcagtttgtataggtaatcgtatgattttgagtgcaatttggaataaataagtatgaggacattttttcaaagatgcaCAAAATTTGGGTGAGTGCAATTTTTAGTCTAAAAAATttgcaagtgcttatttattccaaattgcatgagaaaaatcatttggttacttaataatatacatgaaaaaattggaGATGGTTAGAAGCAGAAGCAAAACTTGCATATCATTGAAAAATTTGCACCATGAAGGGCTTGAATTTGACTGGTTATCAATGCAAACATTTCACCTTTATTGCACTATTTCAACTTTCTGCTGACGTCACTGCTGAGAGAAGAGCTGGTAACTTGAATGGCTGGTAAAAATGACTGGTTACCAgctcttaacaagaaccctgaCTATCGGACATTGACAATAGAAAACTGACAAGCTTAGgtacttcattttcaaaatttggctgGGTTGTCCATTGTCTTTTCTTTGGGCAATTaagctttcattt harbors:
- the LOC137974712 gene encoding protein dispatched homolog 1-like isoform X2; protein product: MGRLKLGCSRKLRFTRHDLIALCLAIFIPITCIVLTMVSVLPALGAKPLPSFNEPTKGFEPRGTKLSDKIITYQNYRYVYSALTSRPLKAQGVPQVQVQNKRKRRSLQNSLQPPFSPGFVDHDMVFVYEASDSAVNLFETNKLKTICAMDADIVRSNPYFKTFCTSHYYNNNEPQCYSSWSLGNYIALLNTRKTCQEITDEDVSRVKALLQKCSVHFIQQTLTQHCEYPQLNKTDSPNCPSVPIDCIRHSAVYNIFQFLVDNKFLTTKQNTFLKYTLSIPPVSSDDELFEELYDKLKDSNHVKDGVQLAAFNFRYFKFDKFSKKLLAEVIFPALAMIVVFGIMWLFLGSFILTFCALFCIVYAIGLAYFFYNTVFGMKFFPFLNVLTLVFLVGIGADDAFVYYDIWRQTRTAYPKANIMQLTLKTLRYSALSMLVTSLTTASAFFAGTSSTITAIKCFGIFAGTSILTNYLLMITYFPAVVALHEKWVMKYNDVQSVDDIPSVEPAEVSGPGTQDISKFREGSTNDNANTQERPIFCILQVIDFPCSLAVAAKSAIHRFTWKIFGRGLPFLIIKFHWLWIALLICLTAGFMCVNFVKPGLNLPESKEFQLFSTSHVLEKYDLKYKSFFRFEKSGSINIELIWGIKPVDNGDHFDPDDKGTLEFDESFGNIFTEAGQKFLHSLCSSAEKLPSFAEFSGGQCPINKLIQKCTTGSNACCGENATFPFPRKVAEKCLLRLAQRSSTGLLFDPESGALKGFSIKINTEQQYTNAFSVMDSFYNKVETWVKTEMPQPPRGMQNVWVGSRGFDFYALQRSLSEGTFSSLGISVAVSFVVMLTTTLNVFISIYAIVTIIGIICITIGSLVLAGWQLNILESIVMSVAVGLSIDFTMHYGVAYRLAPDKALRESRVRYSLVHIGSAVTMAALTTFLTGLMMMPATVLVYYQLGQFLMLVMVFSWFHSTFGFLSICAVIGPKDNFGQLSIAHLLRRCGLCRVEPEAPQNPAEGDETVTLSSACAAIEVGKKDTTTNL
- the LOC137974712 gene encoding protein dispatched homolog 1-like isoform X1 — encoded protein: MARKFVVACGNGVRFTRHDLIALCLAIFIPITCIVLTMVSVLPALGAKPLPSFNEPTKGFEPRGTKLSDKIITYQNYRYVYSALTSRPLKAQGVPQVQVQNKRKRRSLQNSLQPPFSPGFVDHDMVFVYEASDSAVNLFETNKLKTICAMDADIVRSNPYFKTFCTSHYYNNNEPQCYSSWSLGNYIALLNTRKTCQEITDEDVSRVKALLQKCSVHFIQQTLTQHCEYPQLNKTDSPNCPSVPIDCIRHSAVYNIFQFLVDNKFLTTKQNTFLKYTLSIPPVSSDDELFEELYDKLKDSNHVKDGVQLAAFNFRYFKFDKFSKKLLAEVIFPALAMIVVFGIMWLFLGSFILTFCALFCIVYAIGLAYFFYNTVFGMKFFPFLNVLTLVFLVGIGADDAFVYYDIWRQTRTAYPKANIMQLTLKTLRYSALSMLVTSLTTASAFFAGTSSTITAIKCFGIFAGTSILTNYLLMITYFPAVVALHEKWVMKYNDVQSVDDIPSVEPAEVSGPGTQDISKFREGSTNDNANTQERPIFCILQVIDFPCSLAVAAKSAIHRFTWKIFGRGLPFLIIKFHWLWIALLICLTAGFMCVNFVKPGLNLPESKEFQLFSTSHVLEKYDLKYKSFFRFEKSGSINIELIWGIKPVDNGDHFDPDDKGTLEFDESFGNIFTEAGQKFLHSLCSSAEKLPSFAEFSGGQCPINKLIQKCTTGSNACCGENATFPFPRKVAEKCLLRLAQRSSTGLLFDPESGALKGFSIKINTEQQYTNAFSVMDSFYNKVETWVKTEMPQPPRGMQNVWVGSRGFDFYALQRSLSEGTFSSLGISVAVSFVVMLTTTLNVFISIYAIVTIIGIICITIGSLVLAGWQLNILESIVMSVAVGLSIDFTMHYGVAYRLAPDKALRESRVRYSLVHIGSAVTMAALTTFLTGLMMMPATVLVYYQLGQFLMLVMVFSWFHSTFGFLSICAVIGPKDNFGQLSIAHLLRRCGLCRVEPEAPQNPAEGDETVTLSSACAAIEVGKKDTTTNL